From the genome of Longispora fulva:
CACACGTCACACAGGGTCGCTTCCACGCCTGGATCATGGGGTCACGCTGGGCTTTCTTCAACCCGAAACCACGATCCAAGGGGGTACGCGAGGGGCCGGCCGCTTCCCACCCCACGCCGGCCACCCGTTCCCGGTCCTGCTGGTGACCCGGAATGGACTGGCGTGGGTCGATACCCGTGTTCGGGTTCAGTCAACATGACGACTGTGACGAATGGATCGGCCGGCCACGCGAATCACTGAAACGCCTATTTAGCGGACAAATAGTGAATAGAGTCCCCGCTGGTGCGGTAGCACTCCGCCACCGCCAGACGAGGAGGCTCTGTGCGTACACCTATCGCGTTGTTCTCGCGGCGACAAGCCGCGACCGGCGTCGCCGTGCTGGCGGTGCTGGGCGCCTGGCTGCAGCCCACGGCCGCCCAGGCCGACCCGCCCACACCACCGGGCGCAGCCAGCCGGGGCGAACGCCCGCCGGACTACGACGCCCGAACCGGTGCCGGCCCGGCCAACCTGGCCCGCGCCGCGGGGAACACACAGGTCCGGGCCCTGCGCGACGCCCTCGGCACCCAGGGCATCGTGGACATCGACCCGCTGACCGGCACCCCGAGGCTCGTCGCCAAGCTGGACGGCTTCCTCACCGGCCCGGTGCGCGCCGACGCCGGGACGGTCGCGCTGGGCTATCTCCGCGCGCACCCGGACGTGTTCGGACTGGGCCCGGCCGCTGTCGCCGGGCTCACGCTCCGCAAGGACTACGTGGACGTCGCCGGCACCCACCACCTGCACTACGTCCAGCGGGTCGGCGGGGTGCCGGTCTACGGCAACGGCGTCAAGGCGCACGTCACGAAGGCCGGCGAGCTGATCCAGGTCGACGGCTCCCCGGTGGCGAACCTGCCGGCCACGCTCGCGGCGGCCACCATGTCGGCCGCCGACGCCCGGGCCGCCGCGTCCCGGGACGTGCACGGCACGACGGTCGCCGGCAACGCCGACGAGTCGGCCGGCCCCGAGCGGTCCACCCGGTTCGGCAACGGCGACCGGGCCCAGCTCGTGGTGTTCCAGTCCGCCGCCGGTCCCCGGCTCGGCTGGCAGACGACGCTGCGCGACGCGGCGTACCTGCACGTGATCGACGCGCGGACCGGGTGGGTGCTGCTGCGCCGCAACCTTGCCCAGCGCGACACCGGCACCACCTGGGAGAACTACCCGGGCGCGGCCAAGGGCGGCAAGCAGCAGTCCCGGGACCTGACCGGGCCGGGCTGGTTGCCGGCCGGGGCGCAGACCCTCGACGGCAACGTCGCGCACGTCTACCTCGACGTCAACGACAACGCCAAGCCGGATGACGGCGAGGAGGTCGGGCCGAGCGCGCCCGGCAAGTGGAACTACCCGTTCACGAACTTCAACGCGGCGGTCGGGCCGCCGTGCGCGGCGCAGTACCCGTGTTCGTGGAATCCGGCCGTGGCCAACTCGTGGAAGACGAACGCGAAGCAGAACGCCGTGCAGCTGCTGCACTTCGCCGGCGCGTTCCACGACCACCTGGCCGGCGCGCCGATCGGGTTCACCTCCAACGCCGGCAACTTCGAGAAGAAGGACGGCGACGCCGTGCAGGTCCGGGGCCTCGACGGCGCGGACACCGCCGCCGGCCTGCCCGACGGGGACCACATCGACAACGCGAACATGGCCACCTTCCCCGACGGCACGCCGCCGCAGATGCGGATGTACCTGTTCCACAGCCCCACCGACCCGGCCGACCCGTTCATCGCCGGCAACTCCGGGGACGTGGCCGACGTGGTCTACCACGAATACACCCACGGGTTGTCCAACCGGCTCGTCGTGGACGCCAACGGGGTCTCCACCCTCGCCGGGATCCAGTCCGGGTCGATGGGCGAGGCGTGGAGCGACTGGTACGCGATGGACTTCCTGGTCGGCAAGGGGCTGTTCGCCGACACGTCGGCCGACGGGGAGATCCAGCTGGGCAGGTACCTGGGCGCGGGGGCGAACCTGCTGCGCACCCAGCCGATGGACTGCCCCGTGGGCACCACCTCCCCGAAGTGCCCGGCCGGCGGGTACACCTACGGGGCGTTCGGGAAGATCGCCGGCGGACCCGAGGTGCACGCCGACGGCGAGATCTGGGGCGAGACCCTGTGGGACCTGCGCACGGTACTCGGCAGCCAGCTGACCGAGAACCTGCTCACCCGCGCGATGGAGCTGTCCCCGGCCAACCCGTCCTTCCTCGACCAGCGCAACGCGATCCTGCGCGCCGACAACATCGTGGGCGGCGGCAAGCACCAGGCCGCGATCTGGAAGGTGTTCGCGACCCGGGGCATGGGCTGGTTCGCCGGCACCCTCGACGGTGACGACACCGTCCCGGCCGAGGACTTCAGCCTGCCGCCGACCGCGAGCACGCCGCGCGGCTCCCTCACCGGCACCGTCACCGACATCGTGACGGGCAAGCCGATCGGCGGGGCGGTCGTCGTGTTCGGCGGGCACAAGTCGAGCTTCGCCGGCAGCTACACCGCCGTCACCGACAACACCGGCGCGTACACGATCAACAACATCACGGCGGGTACCTACCCGAAGGTGTCGGCCACCGCGGCCGGCTACGACCAGAAGAGTTCCGCGGTGTCGGTCAACTCCGGCGGCAACGCCCTGGACTGGTCGTTGAGCCGGAACTGGGCGTCGCGTTCCGGCGGCGGCGCGGTGTTCGCGTCCACCGGGCACGACTTCACCTCCGACGGCTGCGGTCCGGGCAACCTGATCGACCAGTCCCCCGGCAACGCCTGGGTGAGCGACGTCGAGGCCCAGGGCGGCGGCATGGCCCCGCGCAGCGTCACGGTGAAGCTGCCCGACACGGTGGACGTCGAGGAGTTCTCCGTGGACCCGGCCTCCGGGTGCGGGCTCGGCGGCAGCGCCTCGGTCGGCGACTACACGGTGGAGACCTCCGCCGACGGGGTCGCGTGGCAGACCGCAGCCACCGGCCACTTCGCGCCGGCCGACCGGCACCGGATGAACCCGGTGACCCCGTCGGCCGGCACCGGCACCGGCGTGCGCTACATCCGGTTCACCGCCGTCGGCACCCAGGTCGGCGACATCGGCGGCACGTGCCCGGGCAACTTCGCCGCCTGCACGTACGTCTCCGCGAGCGAGTTCGCCGTGCACGGGGCGCTCGGGTAGCCCCGGCCCCGCCGGGCTCAGTGGTCCTCCTGAGCCCGGCGGGACGCCCCACATGCTTCCACGGCGGGTTACCGGGCGGTAGGGTGCTGACACCATACTTTCAGGTGGGGGTTGCAGGTGGAGTACACGGAATACCGCGCCCACGACGCGGTCGGCCTCGCCGAACTGGTCTCCAGTGGACAAGTGTCCGCCGCCGAGCTGCTCGACACCGCGATCGCCCGCGCCGAGGCCGTCAACGGCGCGGTGAACGCCATCGTCCGCCCGATGCACGGGCTGGCCCGCGAGCGCGCCGCCGGCACCCTGTCCGGCCCGTTCGCCGGCGTGCCGTTCCTGATCAAGGACCTGTTGCAGGACTACGCCGGCCAGCCCACCGCCAGCGGCAGCCGCGCACTGACCACCCTCTCCGCCGCCGAGCACAGCGCCGTCGTGCACCGCTGGCTCGACGCGGGCCTCGTGGTGTTCGGCAAGACCGGCACCCCGGAGTTCGGCACGAAGAGCATCACCGAGGCCGAGGTGTACGGCCCCACCCGCAACCCGTGGAACCTCGGCCACACCCCCGGCGGCTCCTCCGGCGGCTCCGCCGCGGCCGTGGCTGCCGGCATCGTGCCCATGGCCGGCGCGAGCGACGGGGGCGGCTCGATCCGGATCCCGGCGGCCTGCTGCGGACTGTTCGGGCTCAAGGCAGGGCGGGGCCTGGTCCCGACGGGACCGCACTTCGCCGAGTACCTGCACGGGGCGGCCACCGACGGCGTCGTCTCCCGCAGCGTGCGCGACTCGGCGGCGATGCTCGACGTGCTCACGGCCGGGCACGACCCGGGCGGCCCGTACCTGCACGCGCGGACCGAGGTGCGCTACGCCGACCTCGCCCGGCGCGACCCCGGCACCCTGCGGATCGGGTTCGCCACCCGCTCCCCGATCGACACCGAGGTGCACCCCGACGCCGTCGCCGCCGTGGAGGACGCCGCGGCGCTGCTCACGAAGCTCGGGCACGACGTGGGGCCCGCCGAGACCGGCGTCGACGAGCGCCAGCTCGCCCTCGACTTCCTCACCATGTGGTGCGGGCAGGTCGCGCACACCGTCGACTACGCCCGCCAGGCCACCGGCGCGCCCGCCAGCGACTTCGAGCTCGACACCCGGCTGCTCGCCGCCGTCGGCCGGTCGACCCGCGCGCACGAGTACGTCGCCGCCCACCACCGGTGGAACGCGTACAGCAGGGCGCTCGCGGTGTTCCACAGCCGCTACGACCTGCTGCTCACCCCGACGCTGGCCCGGCCGCCGGTCCGGATCGGGGAGCTGGACACGCCCCGGGCGGTCCGCGCGGCCGGCCACGTCCTGCTGAGACTGGGGCTCGCCGGGAAACTCGCGTCGACGCCCATGTGGGACACCGTGATGCGGACCAATCTCGCGCCGAACCCGTACACCCAGCTGGCGAACATCACCGGGCGGCCGGCGATGAGCGTGCCGACGTACCGCACCGCCGACGGGTTGCCGCTCGGAGTGCAGTTCGTCGGCGGGCTCGGGAGCGAGGGGACGCTGCTGGCGCTGGCCGCCCAGCTGGAGGCGGCCCGGCCGTGGGCGCACCTGGAGCCGGCACTCTAGCCGGCGGTCACGCCGCGGCCGGGCGGGTCCGCCACAGCGACAGCGCCAACCAGACCGAGCCCACGGCCACCAGCACGCCGTGCGCGATCCGGCCGGCCGGCGGCGCGTAGAACTGCGGGATGAACAGGGCGAAGCCGACCGCGAACACGACGGCCGCCGTCCGCGACAGCGTGCCGGCCCGCGAGACCGCCACGGCGACGAGCACCGCGCCCACGCCGAGGAGCAGCAGGCCAACCAGGAAGATCGTGATCGCGACCGGCTGGAACCGGACGGCCTTGACCAGTTCGAGCACGTCGAGTCCCCCGGTCGCGTTGCCGGCGACCGCGTGCAGGCCGAAGTCCTCGGCGCCGTAGTACGGCAGGGTCAGACCGGCGCCGATCCAGTACGTGACCGCTCCCGCGAGGGCCGGTCCGGCGCCCCGGGTGGCCCGGAGCGCGTCGCGGACGGCGAGCAGGCCGAGGGGTACCAGAATGAAGCCGAGCATCGCGAACAGGTGCGCGGCGACCCAGTTGCCCGAGGACATGGCCGCGGTCGCGCCCTCCGCCGTGGTCTCGTCCTCCCAGGGCCGGACCGCCGGGTAGAGGATGAAGAGCACACCGGCGAGGGCCAGTGCGACGGATCCGAGCCGGATCCTGAGGTTGGACGAAGGCATCGCGGAACTCCTCTGTGCTGGGGGCTACAGGGTGCGCGCCCCCGCTGGCAGTCCGCTGTACGTCCGCTGTCGCCGGGTAGTGTTCGACTCCGCCGACCACGCAGGAGTGACCATGAGTGACCCCACCGCCGAGCTGCGCGCCGCCGAGCGCCGGCTCCAGGCCGCCCAGCTCGCCGGGGACGCCGACGCCCTCGACCAGCTCCTCGACGACCGGCTGATCTTCACCCTCGGGGTCCACGGGCGGACGTACACCAAGCGGGACGACCTGGAGCTGCAGCGTTCCGGCGCCCAGTCGCTCACCCGGGTCGACGAGGAGGAGCTGCGGGTCCTCGTGGAGGGCGCCACCGGCGTGACCTGGTTCCTCGGCACCCTCGCCGGCACCTTCGGCGACGACTCCTTCCACGCCCGGATGCGCTACACCCGCACCTGGATCAGGGACGACGCGCGGGGCTGGCGGGTCGTGGCCGCCCACGCCAGCACGGTGCCCGAGTAGCCCCTACACGCAGGCCCGGTCGAGGAGACCGGCCCAGGTCCTGGGACCGACGAGGCCGTCGACCTCGCGGCCCCGGTACCCGCACAGGTACTGGAAGTCCCTCACCGCCCTCGTGGTCCTGGGTCCGAAGACCCCGTCGGCGGTGACGCCCAGCTTCGCCTGCAGGAACGGCACGCAGCCGCCCCGGTCCCCTTCGGACAGGAACGGCCGGGTCTGCGCGCAGGAGGCCGCCGCCCAGGCCGGGGCCGTCACGAACACCGTGCCGACGACCACCGCCCCGACGGTGAGCATCGTCGTCATCATCCGCAGTCTGGTCATCGTCGGTCCTCGATTCTCGCAGCGACTGGTACGCCAGCAATCTACGGTCGTCGGACCCGCCGGGCATCCGACGACCGATGTAGATCGGCCGCAACCCTGGCGGTAGCCGGCGGCGGCCGTCCACCCGGGGCGGTAGCCACGCGTCGGAGGTCCGGGGCTATTCGAGGAAGGCGAGTTCCTCGTCGGTGAGGCGGAGCGCCGCGGCGGCCACGTTCTCGGCGAGGTGGTCGGGGTCGCCGGTGCCGGGGATGGCCAGGACGTGCGGCCCGCGGCTGAGCGTCCAGGCCGTCCTGACCTGCGCCGCGGAGACGCCCCGGTCCCGGGCCACGGTGGCGATCCGGTCGTCGGCCAGCACCCCGCCCTCCTCGCGCCCGTTGCCGGTGATCGCGAAGAACGGCACGAACGCCACGCCCTGTTCCCCGCAGGCGCGCAGGACGACGTCGCCGTTGCGGGTGTCGTGGCCGTACCTGTTCTGCACGCACACCACCGGCGCGATCGCCCGGGCCTGCGCGAGGTGCTCCACCCGGACGTTGGACAGGCCCAGGTGCCGGATCAGGCCGGCGTCGCGGAGTTCGGCCAGCGCGCCGAAGTGCTCGCTGACGGAGTCGAGGCCGTGGGTGCGCAGGTTCACCACGTCCAGGTGGTCGCGGCCGAGCTGGCGCAGGTTCTCCTCGACCTGGCCGCGCAGCTGGTCGGGGCGGGCCAGCCCGAGCCACTCACCGGCGGCGTCGCGGATCGGCCCGACCTTGGTGGTGATGACCAGGTCGTCGGCGTAGGGGGCCAGTGCCCGGTTGATGAGCTCGTTGGCCGACCGCAGCGGGGAGAAGTAGAAGCCGGCGGTGTCGATGTGGTTCACGCCGAGTTCGACGGCGCGGCGCAGTACGCCGATCGACCGGTCGCGGTCGCTCGGGACGCCCAGGTCGAACGCCGCGCTGCCGGTCAGGCGCATCGCGCCGAAACCGAGCCGGTTGACGGTGAGGTCGCCGAGGGTCCAGGTGCCCGCGGCGGCCGCGGTGATCTCGTGTGTGGGCATCGGCAGAATCTAACCAACCGTCCCTATCGGGCGCAGTCGGACACCTGGCCGATAGTGCTCCGTCAAGATCCCTGTTACGTTGTTACCGTCGGAGGAGCCGCCCGCCCCGACTCCCCCCGGATCGCCCACTTCGGGCAGGTCGCTGCGCTAGTCTCTCGATCAAACCATCACATTTCTGTACAGAGGTGGCGCGTGTCCGAGGCGAGCGTGGTGAGCGGACCCATCCCCCGGCCCCGGCGGCACCCGTGGGAGATCCCCATGGTGGTGCTCGGGGTGCTGTTCTCCGTCGGCGCCGTGGTCACGGTGTTCGTGCTCCTCGTCAGCGGGGCCTCCGTGGACGAGGAACTGGCGGCCACGGTGTTCGCCCTGCCCATCCTGATCTACCTCGCGCGTGGTCGGCTGTTCGCGACCCAGCGGGTCAACGGGGTGCGGATCACCCCGACCCAGTTCCCCCAGGCGCACGCCATCATCGTCGACGCCGCCCGCGCGATGGGACTGGCCACGACCCCGGACGCGTACGTGGTCCTCGGCAACGGCGTGATCAACGCGTTCGCCTCCGGGCACGGCTTCCGCCGGTACCTGGCGTTCCACAGTGACCTGTTCGAGGTCGGCGGACGCCTCGGCGACCCGGACACGTTCGCGTTCGTCGCCGGCCACGAACTCGGACACATCCGCGCCGGCCACGCCTCGTACTGGCGGCAGATCGGCACCGCCGTGATGAACACCGTCCCGGCGATCGGCGCGACGCTGTCGCGGGCGCAGGAGTACACGGCCGACAACCACGGCTACGCGGTCTGCCCGCAGGGGCACCGGGGCATGACAGTGCTGGCCGCGGGAAAGTACCTGTACCCGCAGGTCGACTTCGACGCCATGGCCGACCGGGGCGCCACCGACCGGGGCTTCTTCGTGTTCCTCGTCAACCTGCTGTCCAGCCACCCGGTCAACATCAAGCGGTTCGCGGCGCTGCGCGACCGTACCCGTCCGGGCCGGATGTTCTTCTGACGCACCCGCCGGGGGTCGGCGCACGGTAGCCTCGGGCCCCTGAGTGTCCGCCCCGCAGCGCAGGCAGGTGACCCGTGGCCAGGATCCTGATCGCCGAGGACGCCGCCGACGTGCGCGACGCCCTCGAACGCGCCCTCGTCGCCGCCGGGCACCAGGTCTGCGCCCGCGAGTCGGGCATGGCGATGCTGCGGGAGGTGACCCGCTGGAAGCCCGAACTCGTCGTCCTCGACCTCGGCCTGCCCGACCTGGACGGCGGCCTCGTCCTGGACATGGTGCGCAGCATGTCCGAGGTGCCGGTCGTCATCGCCAGCGGACGCGGCCACGACAAGGACGTGACGCGACTGCTGCTGGCGGGCGCCGACGACTACCTGGTCAAGCCGTACTCCGCGGCCGAGCTCGACGCCCGGATCCGCGCCGTCCTGCGCCGCACCCAACCGGAACCACCGGCCCTGCTGGTCGTGGGCGGCCTGCGGATCGACCCGGTCGGCCGGCAGGCGACCATCGACGGCCGCGACCTGCGCCTCACCCGGCTGGAGTTCGAGCTGCTCAGCCACCTCGCCGAACGCCGCGACCGCACCGTCCCGCGGGCCGAACTCACCCGACGGCTACGGCCGCACGTCCCGGCCGGCGGGCGCGACACGATCGACACCCACGTGTACGCGGTGCGCCGCAAGCTCGGCGAGTCCGCCGCGCGGCCCGCCTACCTGCACACGGTGCGCGGCGTCGGCTACCAGCTCGGCGCCCCGCCACAGGTCGACGGGGCCTGACCGGGTTCCGGGTGCCCGGAACCCGGTCAGCTGGACCTAGTAGTGCACGGTCACGGTCACGCCGGTGAAGGTCGAGACCGCGTACAGGCTGATGTAGCGGTAGCCGGCCGTCGTGTTCGACACGGTGAGCGTCTCCGTGGTGCCGGCGTTCGTCGACCGCGCGGTGTACGCCGACGGGGTCGCCCACCCGGCCGGGTTGTAGTACAGGTCGGGGTTCCCGGTGCCGCCGGAGGTGCTGACGGTCAGGGTCGTGCTGCCGGCCGGCAGGTAGAGGAACAGGTAGTCCAGGTTGCCGGTGGTGGCCGACCGGTCGGCGCGCGAGCAGTCCCGGCCGAGCGCGCGGATGTCCGGGTCGGTGCAGGCCGGGGGCGGGACGTCGGCCGAGGCGCACGCCCCGGCGTTGCACGCGGTCAGCCAGCCGTCGAAGTCGGCGTCGTAGCGGGTGCCGATGGTGCTGTTGTAGTACGCGTACCCGCCTGCGTAGTCGCCGACCCGGAACTTCGCGAGGCTGGCCAGCACGTCGGAGCGGTGTTTCTCCAGCATGTAGCGGACCGCGAGGTAGCCCCAGTTGTAGGTGCGGGTCTGGTTGGTGTTGGCGTAGGTGGTCTGCCACAGGGTGCTCAGCGCGTACGTGTGGTTGCCGGCCTGGGTGATCGCAGCGGTGTAGTCCACGTGACGGTAGCTGTAGGAGACGTACTCGGCGAAGCCCTCGACCCACCAGATGTCCGGGACGACCTGGCCGGCGGAGAAGTCCCCGGACATGTCGAAGCGGCCGTCGAGGTAGTGGGTGTACTCGTGGTTGAGGTTCCAGATCCCCGGGATCACCGGCAGCGCGCGCGGGTCCTCGAACGCCAGGAACCGGGGCTGGTTGCCGGCCGCCGACGGGGTGCCCTCCAGGTACATGCCGCCGTTGTTGATGTCGATGCCGAAGATGGGGTACGCGTACGCCTGGTAGTTCGCGGAGTTGTCGAAGATGACCAGTTCGATGTTCGTGTTCAGGTCGCCGGCGACCGGGCCGCTGTCGGCGACGACGGTGTGGAAGTACGCGTCCTGGTCCCGCACGCTGGTGCACGTGCCGGTCAGCTGCGCCGGGGTGAGGTCCTGGGCCCGGACCGTGTGCCCGGCGTCGCAGGCGTGCGTGGTCGGCAGCGCGGTGGCGGCCAGCCGGGTGGCGTAGTCGCACGTGCCGTAGTAGGCGCAGTTGCCGCCGTCGAACCAGTCGATCGACTTGGCGATCATCCCCCACACCCCGGCGCCGGCGGCGATGGAGTTCAGCGATGTGGCGTCGACCAGGCCCTTGGCCAGCGGCCGGGTCCTGGACCGCGAGGCGGTCTGGTCGAGGAGCCGGGACAGCTCCCGCGCGGCGTTGATGACCCGCAGCGCGGACGCGCCGCCCCCGGCGAGCACGGGCCGGTTGTTGTACGCCAGGTTGCGCAGCCCGTCGGCCACGCCCGGGTCCGCGTTGAACGCCGCGAGGAACGCCGGCTGGGAATGGGCGCGCCACAGGTTGCCGTACAGGTCATCGACGGTCTTCCTCAGCCACGCACCGGCGGCGGCTTCGGCGTACCCGTTGAGGATCCGCTGGTAGGCGCCCTGGTAGCGGCCCGACTCCTGGGCCCAGTCGACGATGATCAGCCACTCGTCGAGGACCTGCGCGTGGGCCTCGGCCGCGTCGGAGAAGTGCCCGTTGGCGACGAACGCGTCCAGGCCGGCGTCGAGGGCCGTCCGCAGGGCGGTGCCGTAGGAGCCGACGGAGGCGTTGCGGGACTGGACCCAGTACCCGCCGTGCAGGAAGTACTGGAGCTGCAGGACGTTGGTCGAGTTGTCGCCCGGGTAGGCCGTCGCGGCGTCCCGGTAGGCGGTGGCGACGGTGACCATCTGCGCCTCGCGGAAGATGTTGTACGCGTCGGCGCCGGTGACGTCGAACAGCTTGCCGAGGCAGGTGAGGTCGGCGGCCCTGACGAAGCTGACCAGCGCCGCGTCGGTCTTCGAACCGAAGTCGGCCGGCACGCAGGGAGCCGCGGCCATCCTGGACGCGCCGGCGACACCCCCGAAACCCGGTCGCGGGGGTACGTCCGCCGGCGTCAACGGCCGGCTCTGGTGCCCCGGCGCGTCGAGGTCCGCGACCGGCGGAGCGGACGGCGGGGCCGACG
Proteins encoded in this window:
- a CDS encoding aldo/keto reductase is translated as MPTHEITAAAAGTWTLGDLTVNRLGFGAMRLTGSAAFDLGVPSDRDRSIGVLRRAVELGVNHIDTAGFYFSPLRSANELINRALAPYADDLVITTKVGPIRDAAGEWLGLARPDQLRGQVEENLRQLGRDHLDVVNLRTHGLDSVSEHFGALAELRDAGLIRHLGLSNVRVEHLAQARAIAPVVCVQNRYGHDTRNGDVVLRACGEQGVAFVPFFAITGNGREEGGVLADDRIATVARDRGVSAAQVRTAWTLSRGPHVLAIPGTGDPDHLAENVAAAALRLTDEELAFLE
- a CDS encoding amidase, giving the protein MEYTEYRAHDAVGLAELVSSGQVSAAELLDTAIARAEAVNGAVNAIVRPMHGLARERAAGTLSGPFAGVPFLIKDLLQDYAGQPTASGSRALTTLSAAEHSAVVHRWLDAGLVVFGKTGTPEFGTKSITEAEVYGPTRNPWNLGHTPGGSSGGSAAAVAAGIVPMAGASDGGGSIRIPAACCGLFGLKAGRGLVPTGPHFAEYLHGAATDGVVSRSVRDSAAMLDVLTAGHDPGGPYLHARTEVRYADLARRDPGTLRIGFATRSPIDTEVHPDAVAAVEDAAALLTKLGHDVGPAETGVDERQLALDFLTMWCGQVAHTVDYARQATGAPASDFELDTRLLAAVGRSTRAHEYVAAHHRWNAYSRALAVFHSRYDLLLTPTLARPPVRIGELDTPRAVRAAGHVLLRLGLAGKLASTPMWDTVMRTNLAPNPYTQLANITGRPAMSVPTYRTADGLPLGVQFVGGLGSEGTLLALAAQLEAARPWAHLEPAL
- a CDS encoding M9 family metallopeptidase gives rise to the protein MYRTLAVPKLVSVAVAAVAMVGLVAGPAVAAPARPAPARPAPSAPPSAPPVADLDAPGHQSRPLTPADVPPRPGFGGVAGASRMAAAPCVPADFGSKTDAALVSFVRAADLTCLGKLFDVTGADAYNIFREAQMVTVATAYRDAATAYPGDNSTNVLQLQYFLHGGYWVQSRNASVGSYGTALRTALDAGLDAFVANGHFSDAAEAHAQVLDEWLIIVDWAQESGRYQGAYQRILNGYAEAAAGAWLRKTVDDLYGNLWRAHSQPAFLAAFNADPGVADGLRNLAYNNRPVLAGGGASALRVINAARELSRLLDQTASRSRTRPLAKGLVDATSLNSIAAGAGVWGMIAKSIDWFDGGNCAYYGTCDYATRLAATALPTTHACDAGHTVRAQDLTPAQLTGTCTSVRDQDAYFHTVVADSGPVAGDLNTNIELVIFDNSANYQAYAYPIFGIDINNGGMYLEGTPSAAGNQPRFLAFEDPRALPVIPGIWNLNHEYTHYLDGRFDMSGDFSAGQVVPDIWWVEGFAEYVSYSYRHVDYTAAITQAGNHTYALSTLWQTTYANTNQTRTYNWGYLAVRYMLEKHRSDVLASLAKFRVGDYAGGYAYYNSTIGTRYDADFDGWLTACNAGACASADVPPPACTDPDIRALGRDCSRADRSATTGNLDYLFLYLPAGSTTLTVSTSGGTGNPDLYYNPAGWATPSAYTARSTNAGTTETLTVSNTTAGYRYISLYAVSTFTGVTVTVHY
- a CDS encoding response regulator transcription factor gives rise to the protein MARILIAEDAADVRDALERALVAAGHQVCARESGMAMLREVTRWKPELVVLDLGLPDLDGGLVLDMVRSMSEVPVVIASGRGHDKDVTRLLLAGADDYLVKPYSAAELDARIRAVLRRTQPEPPALLVVGGLRIDPVGRQATIDGRDLRLTRLEFELLSHLAERRDRTVPRAELTRRLRPHVPAGGRDTIDTHVYAVRRKLGESAARPAYLHTVRGVGYQLGAPPQVDGA
- a CDS encoding nuclear transport factor 2 family protein codes for the protein MSDPTAELRAAERRLQAAQLAGDADALDQLLDDRLIFTLGVHGRTYTKRDDLELQRSGAQSLTRVDEEELRVLVEGATGVTWFLGTLAGTFGDDSFHARMRYTRTWIRDDARGWRVVAAHASTVPE
- a CDS encoding peptidoglycan-binding domain-containing protein, yielding MTRLRMMTTMLTVGAVVVGTVFVTAPAWAAASCAQTRPFLSEGDRGGCVPFLQAKLGVTADGVFGPRTTRAVRDFQYLCGYRGREVDGLVGPRTWAGLLDRACV
- a CDS encoding M36 family metallopeptidase produces the protein MRTPIALFSRRQAATGVAVLAVLGAWLQPTAAQADPPTPPGAASRGERPPDYDARTGAGPANLARAAGNTQVRALRDALGTQGIVDIDPLTGTPRLVAKLDGFLTGPVRADAGTVALGYLRAHPDVFGLGPAAVAGLTLRKDYVDVAGTHHLHYVQRVGGVPVYGNGVKAHVTKAGELIQVDGSPVANLPATLAAATMSAADARAAASRDVHGTTVAGNADESAGPERSTRFGNGDRAQLVVFQSAAGPRLGWQTTLRDAAYLHVIDARTGWVLLRRNLAQRDTGTTWENYPGAAKGGKQQSRDLTGPGWLPAGAQTLDGNVAHVYLDVNDNAKPDDGEEVGPSAPGKWNYPFTNFNAAVGPPCAAQYPCSWNPAVANSWKTNAKQNAVQLLHFAGAFHDHLAGAPIGFTSNAGNFEKKDGDAVQVRGLDGADTAAGLPDGDHIDNANMATFPDGTPPQMRMYLFHSPTDPADPFIAGNSGDVADVVYHEYTHGLSNRLVVDANGVSTLAGIQSGSMGEAWSDWYAMDFLVGKGLFADTSADGEIQLGRYLGAGANLLRTQPMDCPVGTTSPKCPAGGYTYGAFGKIAGGPEVHADGEIWGETLWDLRTVLGSQLTENLLTRAMELSPANPSFLDQRNAILRADNIVGGGKHQAAIWKVFATRGMGWFAGTLDGDDTVPAEDFSLPPTASTPRGSLTGTVTDIVTGKPIGGAVVVFGGHKSSFAGSYTAVTDNTGAYTINNITAGTYPKVSATAAGYDQKSSAVSVNSGGNALDWSLSRNWASRSGGGAVFASTGHDFTSDGCGPGNLIDQSPGNAWVSDVEAQGGGMAPRSVTVKLPDTVDVEEFSVDPASGCGLGGSASVGDYTVETSADGVAWQTAATGHFAPADRHRMNPVTPSAGTGTGVRYIRFTAVGTQVGDIGGTCPGNFAACTYVSASEFAVHGALG
- a CDS encoding M48 family metallopeptidase produces the protein MSEASVVSGPIPRPRRHPWEIPMVVLGVLFSVGAVVTVFVLLVSGASVDEELAATVFALPILIYLARGRLFATQRVNGVRITPTQFPQAHAIIVDAARAMGLATTPDAYVVLGNGVINAFASGHGFRRYLAFHSDLFEVGGRLGDPDTFAFVAGHELGHIRAGHASYWRQIGTAVMNTVPAIGATLSRAQEYTADNHGYAVCPQGHRGMTVLAAGKYLYPQVDFDAMADRGATDRGFFVFLVNLLSSHPVNIKRFAALRDRTRPGRMFF